From the Candidatus Angelobacter sp. genome, the window CTGTGAACAGGTCAAGCTGCTGGTCTAAATCCTGATTGTTGCGTCGGACTGCCATGAGAGCTTGGTGGGATTTCGTGCATTGGGCAAGGCGTGCTTACTTCTGTGGAGGACGAGGCGGGCCGCGCCGCCGGGTGAACTCGCGCAACTCCATTCCGGCTTCCTTGCCAACGAAGTGCCGCTTTTTGGGAAACAGGTCTTGCTCCATCACGCCGAAGACCTGGGCAAAGAACTCAATCTGCTTATCGGACACCGGGCTGCGCAGCGTCTCAATGTTGGCGATAATCTCGCGCGTGACGTTGATGTTCCCAATCAAATGCAATTCCGTGACGAGTTGCGCTTGTGACCACCGTCGCTGGTCGCGCAGCC encodes:
- a CDS encoding helix-turn-helix transcriptional regulator is translated as LRDQRRWSQAQLVTELHLIGNINVTREIIANIETLRSPVSDKQIEFFAQVFGVMEQDLFPKKRHFVGKEAGMELREFTRRRGPPRPPQK